In Cytobacillus sp. IB215665, a single window of DNA contains:
- the purD gene encoding phosphoribosylamine--glycine ligase, with amino-acid sequence MNVLVVGRGGREHTIAWKVAQSSKVNNVFVAPGNVGMEDVATLVNIDENDHEALLEFAKSEKIDLTIVGPEVPLINGIVNAFQSNNLPIFGPTKEAALIEGSKTFAKDIMKKYEIPTGQYGSFTSYEEAKNYLFKVGAPIVIKADGLAAGKGVTVAMTMEEALESLNEMMNEEKFGEASTQVVIEEFLAGEEFSLMAFVNGTEVYPMVISQDHKRAYDFDKGPNTGGMGAYSPVPQISDVVVEQAIKTILKPTAKAMVAEGRSFTGVLYAGLINTTDGPKVIEFNARFGDPETQVVLPRLESDLVETLFQILEGNQVTLTWNDSATIGVVLASKGYPNQYDKGAEIAGLNNVSDKTLVFHAGTAKQHDKIVTNGGRVLAIVTTGSSLREAQNKVYQEINHIQSEGLFYRKDIGNKAIEPVSYEHTQK; translated from the coding sequence ATGAATGTATTGGTAGTTGGTAGGGGCGGTCGTGAACATACAATTGCATGGAAAGTAGCTCAAAGTTCAAAAGTTAATAACGTGTTTGTAGCACCGGGAAATGTAGGTATGGAGGATGTTGCAACGCTTGTAAATATTGATGAGAATGATCATGAAGCACTACTCGAATTTGCAAAAAGCGAGAAGATTGATTTAACGATTGTTGGTCCAGAGGTACCTTTAATAAATGGCATCGTGAATGCATTTCAAAGCAATAATTTACCTATATTTGGTCCAACAAAGGAAGCTGCTTTAATTGAAGGAAGTAAAACCTTCGCAAAAGATATAATGAAAAAGTATGAGATTCCTACAGGTCAATATGGATCCTTTACATCATATGAGGAAGCAAAGAACTATCTTTTTAAAGTAGGAGCTCCAATTGTCATTAAAGCAGATGGTCTTGCTGCTGGAAAAGGTGTAACTGTTGCAATGACGATGGAAGAAGCACTAGAAAGCCTTAATGAAATGATGAATGAGGAGAAGTTTGGCGAAGCTAGTACCCAAGTTGTCATTGAGGAATTCTTAGCAGGTGAAGAATTTTCATTAATGGCATTTGTAAATGGAACAGAAGTTTATCCAATGGTCATTTCCCAAGATCATAAACGTGCATACGATTTTGATAAGGGGCCGAATACTGGTGGAATGGGTGCATACTCTCCTGTACCACAAATTTCTGATGTAGTAGTTGAACAAGCTATTAAAACGATCTTAAAGCCTACTGCAAAGGCAATGGTGGCTGAAGGTCGTTCCTTTACAGGTGTGTTATATGCAGGCTTAATTAATACTACAGATGGACCAAAAGTGATTGAGTTTAACGCCCGATTTGGTGATCCAGAAACACAAGTAGTTTTGCCAAGACTTGAGAGTGATCTTGTAGAGACATTATTTCAAATTTTGGAAGGGAATCAAGTGACGTTAACTTGGAATGATTCAGCAACTATCGGAGTTGTGTTAGCTTCAAAAGGATATCCAAATCAATATGATAAAGGTGCTGAAATTGCAGGTTTAAATAATGTGAGCGATAAAACATTAGTTTTTCATGCTGGCACAGCAAAGCAGCATGATAAGATTGTAACGAATGGCGGCCGTGTCTTAGCTATCGTAACAACAGGGAGCTCATTAAGAGAAGCTCAAAACAAAGTTTATCAAGAAATAAATCACATTCAAAGTGAAGGGTTATTTTACCGCAAGGATATTGGTAATAAAGCTATCGAACCCGTTTCTTACGAACATACACAAAAGTAA
- a CDS encoding adenine deaminase C-terminal domain-containing protein, translating to MPDQRYRWKNKHLREHVAVIDGTIPPTLVLTNAIYLNQVLNQWVKANIWIYYERIIYVGKELPSHIDQCEIVDCNGYYLVPGYIEPHAHPFQLYNPHSLAEYASQYGTTTLINDNMSLVLQLPTKQAFSFISHLKNIPSTLYWWCRFDPQTEIQDEELIFSHTTVKSWLEHDAVLQGGELTGWPKLLAGDDMMLLWIQEAKRLRKQIEGHFPGASEKTLAKMMLLGATSDHEAMTGDEVYTRLMQGYTTSLRYSSIRPDLPKLIDEIHALGINKYDHLFYTTDGSTPSFYKQGFIDNMINIAIDKGVPPIDAYNMATINVARYYQIEYLHGNIATGRVANINFLTEKDNATPVSVLAKGMWLKKDGRNTNNFGHFSWEEVDWPQLNMKWDLKWEDLQFSMPLGLRMENDVIMKPYSVNIDVSVDELSTSHDESFLMLVDRNGKWRLNTIIKGFTSNLLGMASSFSNTGDMILIGKKKADMLAAYTRMKEIGGGIVIAENNSTIFEIPLKLNGVMSLKPIAELIPQEQQFKLVLRERGYQYEDPVYSLLFLQSTHLPYVRITQQGIYDVMNKTVLFPTIIR from the coding sequence ATGCCTGACCAACGATATAGGTGGAAGAATAAACACCTACGTGAACATGTAGCTGTTATTGATGGAACCATACCACCAACATTAGTTTTAACTAATGCAATATATTTAAATCAAGTTTTAAATCAGTGGGTTAAAGCAAATATTTGGATTTACTATGAAAGAATTATTTATGTTGGTAAAGAATTACCATCTCATATTGATCAATGTGAAATCGTTGATTGTAATGGGTACTATTTAGTACCAGGATATATTGAGCCGCATGCGCACCCATTTCAGTTATATAATCCCCATTCATTAGCTGAATATGCATCTCAATATGGCACAACAACTTTAATAAATGATAATATGAGCTTGGTATTACAATTGCCAACAAAGCAAGCGTTTTCTTTTATATCTCATTTGAAAAATATACCATCTACTTTATACTGGTGGTGTAGGTTTGATCCGCAAACAGAAATCCAAGATGAAGAGTTAATTTTTTCTCATACTACTGTTAAGTCCTGGCTTGAGCATGATGCAGTTTTGCAAGGTGGCGAACTTACTGGCTGGCCAAAGCTCCTTGCTGGTGATGATATGATGCTTCTTTGGATTCAAGAAGCAAAGCGCTTACGCAAACAAATTGAAGGTCATTTTCCAGGCGCATCTGAAAAGACACTTGCAAAAATGATGTTGTTAGGAGCGACAAGTGATCATGAGGCAATGACTGGTGACGAAGTATATACTCGTTTGATGCAAGGCTATACGACATCACTTAGGTATTCATCAATTCGACCAGACTTACCTAAGTTGATAGATGAAATACATGCTCTTGGAATTAATAAATATGATCATTTGTTTTATACAACAGATGGGTCTACACCATCATTTTATAAACAAGGCTTTATTGACAACATGATTAACATTGCAATAGACAAGGGTGTCCCACCAATTGACGCATACAATATGGCAACAATCAATGTTGCTAGATACTATCAAATAGAGTATTTACATGGCAATATTGCAACGGGAAGGGTAGCGAATATCAATTTCTTAACAGAAAAAGACAACGCGACTCCTGTATCAGTCCTTGCAAAAGGTATGTGGTTAAAAAAAGATGGGCGTAATACAAATAACTTTGGTCATTTTTCTTGGGAAGAGGTAGATTGGCCTCAATTAAATATGAAATGGGATTTAAAATGGGAAGACTTACAGTTCTCTATGCCTTTAGGGCTGAGGATGGAGAATGATGTAATTATGAAGCCGTATTCGGTAAATATTGATGTCTCTGTAGACGAATTATCAACAAGCCATGATGAGAGCTTTTTAATGCTCGTTGACCGAAATGGTAAGTGGCGTCTTAATACCATTATAAAAGGATTTACCTCAAATTTATTAGGTATGGCAAGTTCATTTTCAAATACAGGTGATATGATCTTAATTGGTAAGAAAAAAGCTGACATGCTAGCTGCATACACACGGATGAAAGAAATTGGTGGTGGAATAGTCATAGCTGAAAATAATTCCACCATCTTTGAAATTCCTTTAAAGCTTAATGGAGTCATGTCTTTGAAGCCAATAGCTGAACTCATTCCACAAGAGCAGCAATTTAAATTAGTGTTACGTGAACGAGGATATCAATATGAAGATCCTGTATACTCATTATTATTTTTACAATCGACGCACTTACCATATGTTCGCATCACACAGCAAGGAATTTACGATGTGATGAATAAAACTGTACTCTTTCCAACAATAATACGTTAA
- a CDS encoding DUF2892 domain-containing protein, whose translation MKPNISIINALMRITCGFTLLSWATAKMVKRPWRESYLVVAMIAGMKIGEGITRFCPLTACIEKYTSKNEQGINLNNDMDSINPS comes from the coding sequence ATGAAACCAAACATCAGTATAATCAATGCATTAATGCGCATTACCTGCGGTTTTACTCTACTTTCATGGGCTACTGCAAAGATGGTGAAGAGACCTTGGAGAGAATCATATTTAGTTGTTGCAATGATTGCAGGTATGAAAATTGGTGAAGGAATCACTCGATTTTGTCCATTAACTGCTTGTATAGAAAAATATACATCCAAAAATGAACAAGGAATTAATCTTAATAATGATATGGATTCAATCAACCCATCTTAA
- the purH gene encoding bifunctional phosphoribosylaminoimidazolecarboxamide formyltransferase/IMP cyclohydrolase, which produces MRRALVSVSDKEGIVPFVQGLIDCGIEVISTGGTKKVLEDNGIQVIGISEITGFPEILDGRVKTLHPNIHGGLLAVRDNDAHVKQITEHNITPIDIVVVNLYPFQQTIENPDVTLKDAIENIDIGGPSMLRSAAKNYQDVTVVVDPADYEKVLAEIRENNSVTFETKQNLAAKVFRHTARYDALIAEYLTEVTGEESPESYTVTFEKKQDLRYGENPHQKATFYKKPLGTNYSIANADKLHGKELSYNNINDADAALEIVKEFNEPAAVAVKHMNPCGVGVGSNVLEAYKKAYEADATSIFGGIVVVNREVDKETAQLMHEIFLEIVIAPSFSEEALDILTQKKNIRLLKVDFTSQQHDGKRLTSVQGGLLVQDEDAKSLEDASITIPTKREPTDQEWADLKLAWKVVKHVKSNAIVIAKDDMTIGVGAGQMNRVGAAKIAIEQAGDKIEGSALGSDAFFPMSDTVEAAAKAGVTAIIQPGGSIRDEDSIKKADEYGITMVFTGIRHFKH; this is translated from the coding sequence GTGAGAAGAGCGCTAGTAAGTGTATCAGATAAGGAAGGAATAGTACCATTTGTACAAGGCTTAATTGATTGTGGTATCGAAGTAATTTCAACAGGTGGTACGAAAAAGGTTCTTGAGGACAATGGAATCCAAGTCATTGGTATTTCTGAAATTACTGGCTTTCCAGAAATACTAGATGGACGTGTGAAAACTCTTCATCCGAATATTCATGGTGGTTTATTAGCAGTAAGGGATAACGATGCTCATGTAAAACAAATAACTGAACATAATATCACACCTATTGATATAGTTGTTGTGAATTTATACCCTTTCCAACAAACAATTGAAAATCCAGATGTAACCTTAAAAGACGCAATCGAAAATATTGATATCGGTGGGCCGTCAATGCTTCGTTCAGCAGCAAAAAACTATCAAGATGTAACTGTTGTAGTAGACCCAGCAGATTATGAAAAAGTACTAGCAGAAATTAGAGAGAATAACTCCGTAACATTTGAAACAAAGCAAAACCTTGCTGCAAAAGTTTTTAGACATACAGCTAGATATGATGCACTTATAGCAGAATATTTGACAGAAGTGACAGGTGAAGAAAGTCCAGAGTCATATACGGTAACGTTTGAAAAGAAACAAGACTTACGATATGGAGAAAATCCTCACCAAAAGGCTACATTTTATAAGAAACCTTTAGGAACAAATTATTCTATCGCAAACGCTGATAAATTACATGGTAAAGAGTTATCTTATAACAATATTAATGATGCAGATGCAGCATTAGAAATCGTTAAAGAATTTAATGAGCCAGCTGCAGTTGCTGTTAAGCATATGAACCCTTGCGGCGTAGGTGTAGGCTCAAACGTACTAGAAGCATATAAAAAAGCATATGAAGCAGATGCTACATCTATCTTCGGTGGAATCGTTGTTGTGAATCGCGAAGTAGATAAGGAAACTGCACAGCTTATGCATGAAATATTTCTAGAAATCGTCATCGCTCCATCATTTAGCGAGGAAGCATTAGATATATTGACGCAGAAGAAAAATATTCGTTTATTAAAAGTTGATTTTACTAGCCAACAGCATGATGGCAAACGTCTTACTTCTGTGCAAGGGGGCTTACTTGTACAGGATGAGGATGCGAAATCGTTGGAAGATGCATCTATAACAATTCCTACAAAACGTGAACCAACTGATCAAGAATGGGCAGATCTTAAGCTAGCCTGGAAAGTTGTGAAGCATGTCAAATCAAATGCAATTGTCATTGCAAAAGATGATATGACGATTGGTGTCGGCGCGGGACAAATGAATCGGGTTGGTGCTGCTAAGATTGCAATCGAACAAGCAGGGGATAAAATTGAAGGATCAGCACTAGGATCAGATGCATTCTTTCCAATGAGTGATACTGTTGAAGCAGCTGCTAAAGCGGGAGTAACTGCAATCATACAACCAGGCGGTTCAATTCGTGATGAAGATTCAATTAAAAAAGCAGATGAATATGGAATTACAATGGTATTCACAGGCATCCGCCACTTCAAGCATTAA
- a CDS encoding EYxxD motif small membrane protein, with product MLLEYFTDMTFVLTILIGSIIAITFVYVRKKRVR from the coding sequence ATGCTACTAGAATATTTCACAGACATGACATTTGTTCTCACCATATTAATAGGAAGTATTATCGCAATTACTTTTGTGTATGTTCGTAAGAAACGGGTTCGATAG